A DNA window from Leptolyngbya sp. KIOST-1 contains the following coding sequences:
- a CDS encoding YidH family protein — protein sequence MTQPNPATELAKERNRAAAERTLMAWIRTSLALIGFGFGIERIVAAIYAALGDVVNPLRLSRILGLSFVALGTFAMLFAALDHQRQLKRIQRNDLIYQSRQSPSLVVAYVLTGLGAIAFLGILISPLIT from the coding sequence ATGACCCAGCCCAACCCCGCCACCGAACTCGCCAAAGAACGCAACCGCGCTGCCGCAGAACGCACCCTGATGGCCTGGATTCGCACCTCCCTGGCCCTGATTGGCTTTGGCTTTGGGATTGAGCGGATTGTCGCCGCGATCTACGCAGCCCTGGGCGATGTCGTCAACCCGCTGCGGCTGTCGCGCATTTTGGGCCTCTCCTTCGTGGCTTTGGGCACCTTTGCCATGCTGTTCGCCGCCCTCGACCACCAGCGCCAGCTCAAACGCATCCAGCGCAACGACTTAATCTACCAATCCCGCCAGTCCCCTTCCCTGGTGGTGGCTTACGTGCTCACCGGGTTGGGGGCGATCGCCTTCCTCGGCATACTGATCAGCCCGCTGATTACTTAG